The following are encoded in a window of Hyalangium minutum genomic DNA:
- a CDS encoding PhoH family protein: MPKNFILDTNVLLHDPRSIYTFKDNNVIIPIYVIEEIDQFKRDLSELGRNARLVTRYLDAFRTEGSLREGVALPHGGFLKVSFAEEQLPQQLADKDLMDNRILAVALETMKKEPETQAVFITKDTNLRIRADALGLVAEDYDTERVEITELYTGFTELLVPRDAVDQMYKPGAEVEVAGLDKLFPNQCILLKDETNPSHTAMGRFNAAKGKIVPLLRLIKEGIWGVRPRNMEQAFVLDLLLNDDIKLVTIVGKAGTGKTLMAIAAGLHKVTEESLYQKLLVSRPIFPLGRDIGYLPGSVEEKLNPWMQPIFDNVEFLMNLSRADKKAGRGYHELVDLGLIEIEPLTYIRGRSIPNQFIIVDEAQNLTPHEVKTIITRVGDNTKIVLTGDPFQIDNPYVDATNNGLVHVVNRFKNEKIAGHITMAKGERSALAELAANLL, from the coding sequence ATGCCGAAGAACTTCATCCTCGACACCAACGTTCTCCTCCACGATCCGCGCAGCATCTACACCTTCAAGGACAACAACGTCATCATCCCGATCTACGTGATCGAGGAGATCGATCAGTTCAAGCGGGATCTGTCCGAGCTGGGGCGTAACGCGCGCCTCGTCACCCGCTACCTGGACGCGTTCCGCACCGAGGGCTCGCTGAGGGAAGGGGTGGCCCTGCCGCACGGGGGCTTCCTGAAGGTGAGCTTCGCCGAGGAGCAGCTCCCCCAGCAGCTGGCGGACAAGGACTTGATGGACAACCGCATCCTCGCGGTGGCCCTCGAGACGATGAAGAAGGAGCCGGAGACCCAGGCCGTCTTCATCACCAAGGACACCAACCTGCGCATCCGCGCCGACGCGCTGGGGCTGGTCGCCGAGGACTACGACACCGAGCGCGTCGAGATCACCGAGTTGTACACCGGCTTCACCGAGTTGCTCGTCCCTCGGGACGCGGTGGACCAGATGTACAAGCCGGGCGCGGAAGTCGAGGTGGCGGGGTTGGACAAGCTCTTCCCCAACCAGTGCATCCTTCTCAAGGACGAGACCAACCCTTCGCACACCGCCATGGGCCGCTTCAACGCGGCCAAGGGCAAGATCGTCCCCCTGCTGCGCCTCATCAAGGAGGGCATCTGGGGCGTGCGGCCTCGCAACATGGAGCAGGCCTTCGTGTTGGACCTGCTGCTCAACGACGACATCAAGCTCGTCACCATCGTGGGCAAGGCCGGCACGGGCAAGACGCTGATGGCCATTGCCGCGGGGCTCCACAAGGTGACCGAGGAGAGCCTGTACCAGAAGCTGCTGGTGAGCCGGCCCATCTTCCCGCTCGGCCGGGACATCGGCTACCTGCCCGGCAGTGTGGAAGAGAAGCTGAACCCCTGGATGCAGCCCATCTTCGACAACGTGGAGTTCCTGATGAACCTCAGCCGGGCCGACAAGAAGGCGGGCCGCGGCTACCACGAGCTCGTGGACCTGGGGCTGATCGAAATCGAGCCCCTGACGTACATCCGCGGCCGCAGCATTCCCAACCAGTTCATCATAGTGGACGAGGCGCAGAACCTCACCCCCCACGAGGTGAAGACCATCATCACCCGCGTGGGCGACAACACGAAGATCGTCCTCACGGGGGATCCGTTCCAGATCGACAACCCCTACGTGGACGCGACGAACAACGGCCTCGTGCACGTGGTCAACCGCTTCAAGAACGAGAAGATCGCCGGCCACATCACCATGGCCAAGGGTGAGCGCAGCGCCCTGGCCGAGCTGGCCGCCAACCTCCTCTGA
- a CDS encoding diacylglycerol/lipid kinase family protein, with protein sequence MLVQPLRSPSLRQVPAPSVAPEPKVAVLLNANARKVDARVVKSLSHIVPEEDLFLSRSELDARRIAQTVLERRYPLVFTGGGDGTFLGFVNEFLRQLEPRGRFAGQSMPRFGVLKLGTGNGLANFVNASNPSGDGILHDVVRALAGDVAGVRRMDMVMVDGVRTPFAGLGVDGKLLNDYIWVKENLGKGFFKRVMTGSGGYFSAVAFKTVPHYLTHSTWVEAEVINGASEAYRLGADGRPVGEPVAPGDVLFRGKLMMAGAATMPFYGYGFRMFPFASQRRGMMHVRLGQVPTTSVLANLPKLWNGRWFPEGIHDFHAKEVTIRFAQPMPLQIGGDAAGYRDELKLSVAPESVELLDFHAAVN encoded by the coding sequence ATGCTGGTACAGCCCCTTCGTTCCCCGAGTCTCCGCCAGGTGCCGGCGCCCTCTGTCGCCCCTGAGCCGAAGGTCGCCGTGCTCTTGAACGCCAACGCCCGCAAGGTGGACGCGCGCGTGGTGAAGTCGCTCTCTCACATCGTCCCGGAAGAGGACCTGTTCCTCTCGCGCTCGGAGCTGGATGCGCGCCGGATTGCGCAGACGGTGCTGGAGCGGCGCTACCCGCTGGTGTTCACGGGCGGCGGCGACGGCACCTTCCTGGGCTTCGTCAACGAGTTCCTCCGGCAGTTGGAGCCTCGCGGCCGGTTCGCGGGCCAGTCCATGCCCCGCTTCGGCGTGCTGAAGCTGGGCACCGGCAACGGCCTGGCCAACTTCGTCAACGCCTCCAACCCGAGCGGCGACGGCATCCTCCACGACGTGGTCCGGGCCCTGGCCGGGGATGTGGCCGGCGTGCGCCGCATGGACATGGTGATGGTGGATGGGGTGCGCACCCCGTTCGCGGGCCTGGGCGTCGATGGCAAGCTGCTCAACGACTACATCTGGGTGAAGGAGAACCTGGGCAAGGGCTTCTTCAAGCGCGTCATGACGGGCAGCGGCGGGTACTTCTCCGCGGTGGCCTTCAAGACGGTGCCCCACTACCTGACCCACTCCACCTGGGTGGAGGCCGAGGTCATCAACGGCGCCAGCGAGGCGTACCGCCTGGGCGCGGATGGCCGCCCGGTGGGTGAGCCCGTGGCGCCCGGCGACGTGCTGTTCCGCGGCAAGCTGATGATGGCGGGCGCGGCCACCATGCCCTTCTATGGCTACGGCTTCCGGATGTTCCCGTTCGCCAGCCAGCGCCGGGGGATGATGCACGTGCGCCTGGGCCAGGTGCCGACCACGTCGGTGCTGGCCAACCTGCCCAAGCTGTGGAACGGCCGCTGGTTCCCCGAGGGCATCCACGACTTCCACGCCAAGGAAGTGACGATCCGCTTCGCCCAGCCCATGCCCCTGCAGATCGGCGGCGATGCGGCAGGCTACCGCGACGAGCTGAAGCTCTCCGTGGCTCCCGAGTCCGTGGAGCTGCTGGACTTCCACGCCGCAGTGAACTGA
- the epsC gene encoding serine O-acetyltransferase EpsC: protein MSEVNEVPVKNQDTSRRFERFSHRARGNLWRQFFELSPLARPAGQMTRLAKALKADALELTRSEHGEVHARAVASMVVTSDAYRVLLLQRLREAARGLRIPLSNHALRVAQTALLGVEIGKNVRLGRGVYFVHSLGTVIGGDAQVGQRVRFYGNNTVGTAKDNGYPIIEDDVWVGAGARILGPITVGARSRIGANAVVLQNVPPDSVAVGIPARIIPRRDAANSEPIESLRPSVADVVNLGM from the coding sequence TTGAGCGAAGTCAACGAAGTCCCCGTCAAGAATCAGGACACGTCGCGTCGCTTCGAGCGATTCAGCCACCGCGCGCGGGGGAACCTCTGGCGGCAGTTCTTCGAGCTGTCCCCGCTGGCGCGACCAGCAGGTCAGATGACGCGGCTGGCAAAGGCGCTGAAGGCAGATGCGCTGGAGCTCACGCGCTCGGAACATGGGGAGGTGCATGCACGAGCGGTGGCCTCCATGGTGGTCACCTCGGACGCATACCGCGTGCTGCTGCTGCAGCGGTTGCGCGAGGCGGCCCGTGGGCTGCGGATCCCTCTGAGCAACCACGCGCTCCGGGTGGCACAGACAGCGCTGCTCGGAGTGGAGATCGGCAAGAACGTGCGGTTGGGACGCGGCGTCTACTTTGTCCACAGCCTGGGCACCGTCATCGGCGGTGATGCGCAGGTGGGCCAGCGGGTACGGTTCTACGGCAACAACACCGTGGGCACCGCCAAGGACAATGGCTACCCCATCATCGAGGATGATGTGTGGGTGGGGGCGGGGGCACGCATTCTGGGCCCCATCACCGTGGGAGCCCGCTCGCGCATTGGTGCCAACGCCGTGGTGCTCCAGAATGTGCCTCCGGACAGCGTGGCAGTGGGCATCCCCGCGCGCATCATTCCCAGGAGGGATGCGGCGAACTCCGAGCCCATCGAGTCGCTGCGCCCAAGCGTCGCGGATGTCGTGAATCTCGGTATGTGA
- the dnaK gene encoding molecular chaperone DnaK: MGKIIGIDLGTTNSVVAIMEGREPKVIVNEEGSRITPSVVAFTKDGERLVGQVAKRQSITNPERTVYSIKRFMGRRFEETGDEAKLVPYKVVRGPHGDARVEIDGKQYSPPEISAQVLLKLKRAAENYLGEKVTEAVITVPAYFNDAQRQATKDAGEIAGLTVRRIVNEPTAAALAYGLDKKKDEKIAVYDFGGGTFDISILEVGENVVDVLATNGDTHLGGDNIDLEIMNWLISEFKKDNGLDISKDKMVLQRLKEAAEKAKIELSSAMETEINLPFLTADASGPKHLNVKLSRAKFESMIDALVERSLEPCRKCLKDAGVEPKDLNEVVLVGGSTRIPKVKAAVERLFGKKPNESVNPDEVVAVGAAVQAGVLSGEVKDILLLDVTPLSLGVETLGGVMTKLIERNTTIPTRKSETFSTAADGQTQVEIHVLQGERDMAGDNRSLGRFHLTGMPPAPRGVPQIEVTFDIDANGILNVSAKDKATGKEQKVQITHSSGLAKDEVEKMVAQARENEAADKARRELVELKNQAESQAYAAEKMLKENKDKLSAESVTALESTLANLNKAREGQDKELLKSALNELQQVSYKIAEEMYKATGSAGGPPPPGAGGPSAAPGSQATPKDDVVDAEFRQS, from the coding sequence GTGGGCAAGATCATTGGAATCGACCTGGGCACCACCAACAGCGTGGTGGCGATCATGGAGGGTCGCGAGCCCAAGGTCATCGTCAACGAGGAAGGCAGCCGCATCACGCCCTCGGTCGTCGCGTTCACCAAGGATGGGGAGCGTCTGGTCGGCCAGGTTGCCAAGCGGCAGTCCATCACCAACCCGGAGCGCACCGTCTACTCCATCAAGCGCTTCATGGGGCGCCGCTTCGAGGAGACGGGCGACGAGGCCAAGCTGGTTCCGTACAAGGTGGTACGTGGACCGCACGGCGATGCGCGCGTGGAAATTGACGGCAAGCAGTACAGCCCGCCGGAGATCTCGGCGCAGGTGCTGCTCAAGCTGAAGCGCGCCGCGGAGAACTACCTGGGTGAGAAGGTGACGGAGGCGGTCATCACCGTTCCCGCGTACTTCAACGACGCTCAGCGCCAGGCCACCAAGGACGCCGGTGAGATCGCGGGCCTCACGGTGCGCCGCATCGTGAACGAGCCGACCGCCGCCGCTCTGGCGTACGGCCTGGACAAGAAGAAGGACGAGAAGATCGCCGTCTATGACTTCGGCGGTGGCACGTTCGACATCTCCATCCTGGAGGTGGGCGAGAACGTGGTGGATGTGCTCGCGACCAACGGTGACACGCACCTGGGCGGCGACAACATCGACCTGGAGATCATGAACTGGCTGATCAGCGAGTTCAAGAAGGACAACGGGCTCGACATCAGCAAGGACAAGATGGTGCTCCAGCGCCTGAAGGAGGCGGCGGAGAAGGCCAAGATCGAGCTGTCCAGCGCGATGGAGACGGAGATCAACCTCCCGTTCCTCACGGCGGACGCGTCCGGCCCCAAGCACCTCAACGTGAAGCTGTCGCGCGCCAAGTTCGAGTCGATGATCGACGCGCTCGTGGAGCGCTCGCTGGAGCCGTGCCGCAAGTGCCTCAAGGACGCGGGCGTGGAGCCCAAGGACCTGAACGAGGTGGTGCTCGTCGGCGGCAGCACGCGCATCCCGAAGGTGAAGGCCGCGGTGGAGCGCCTCTTCGGCAAGAAGCCGAACGAGAGCGTGAACCCGGACGAGGTGGTCGCCGTCGGTGCGGCGGTGCAGGCCGGCGTGCTCTCCGGCGAGGTGAAGGACATCCTCCTGCTGGACGTCACCCCGCTGTCGCTCGGCGTGGAGACGCTGGGCGGAGTGATGACCAAGCTCATCGAGCGCAACACGACGATCCCGACGCGCAAGTCGGAGACGTTCTCCACGGCCGCCGACGGCCAGACGCAGGTGGAGATCCACGTGCTGCAGGGTGAGCGCGACATGGCCGGTGACAACCGCAGCCTGGGCCGCTTCCACCTGACGGGCATGCCTCCGGCGCCGCGCGGCGTGCCTCAGATCGAGGTGACGTTCGACATCGACGCCAACGGCATCCTGAACGTGAGCGCCAAGGACAAGGCCACGGGCAAGGAGCAGAAGGTCCAGATCACCCACTCCTCGGGTCTCGCCAAGGACGAGGTCGAGAAGATGGTGGCGCAGGCGCGGGAGAACGAGGCCGCCGACAAGGCCCGCCGCGAGCTGGTCGAGCTGAAGAACCAGGCCGAGAGCCAGGCGTACGCCGCGGAGAAGATGCTGAAGGAGAACAAGGACAAGCTGTCCGCCGAGAGCGTCACGGCGCTGGAGAGCACCCTGGCCAACCTGAACAAGGCTCGCGAGGGCCAGGACAAGGAGCTCCTCAAGTCCGCGCTGAACGAACTGCAGCAGGTCAGCTACAAGATCGCGGAGGAGATGTACAAGGCCACGGGCTCGGCCGGTGGCCCGCCGCCTCCGGGTGCTGGTGGTCCGTCCGCGGCTCCTGGCAGCCAGGCCACGCCGAAGGACGACGTGGTGGACGCCGAGTTCCGTCAGTCGTAA
- a CDS encoding Kelch repeat-containing protein, translating to MEVYDPLTDSWASRAPLPEPIHHVNAAAVGGRLYVVGALGDGFAAVGSAYAYDPGTDTWTAKQGMPADTERGASGVAVIGSRIFVAGGFRSRSVDEVSAYDTTLIDTWERLPPLPEPLDHLVGAAVDGRFYALGGRREAPTNRVDTFDPSTRQWSSRAPMPTPRAGCAAGVLGGRIYVLGGEGNPSTPSGVFSENEAYDPATNQWTTASPMRTPRHGIGTAAVGDVLFIPGGATLQGLGAVDTHESFRLSSAP from the coding sequence GTGGAGGTCTACGACCCGCTCACGGACTCCTGGGCGTCGCGAGCGCCGTTGCCCGAGCCGATCCACCACGTCAACGCTGCGGCCGTGGGCGGCCGGCTCTACGTCGTGGGGGCGCTCGGGGACGGCTTCGCCGCAGTGGGGAGCGCCTATGCCTACGATCCCGGGACGGACACCTGGACGGCGAAGCAGGGGATGCCTGCGGACACCGAGCGGGGGGCCTCCGGGGTGGCAGTCATCGGCAGCCGCATCTTCGTCGCGGGCGGGTTTCGAAGCAGGTCTGTCGATGAGGTCTCCGCGTACGACACCACCCTAATAGACACTTGGGAGCGTCTCCCGCCGCTTCCCGAGCCGCTCGATCACCTCGTGGGTGCCGCAGTGGATGGCCGCTTCTACGCGCTGGGAGGCCGCCGGGAAGCGCCCACGAATCGTGTGGACACGTTCGACCCTTCCACCCGCCAGTGGTCCTCTCGAGCGCCCATGCCGACCCCGAGGGCCGGCTGCGCGGCCGGGGTGCTTGGCGGGCGCATCTACGTCTTGGGCGGAGAGGGCAACCCGAGCACCCCCTCCGGTGTCTTCTCGGAGAACGAGGCCTACGACCCGGCCACGAACCAGTGGACGACGGCGAGCCCGATGCGGACGCCTCGGCACGGCATTGGAACTGCGGCCGTGGGGGACGTCCTCTTCATTCCTGGCGGAGCCACCCTCCAGGGACTGGGCGCCGTCGACACCCACGAGTCCTTCCGGCTGTCCAGCGCACCGTAA
- a CDS encoding thiol-disulfide oxidoreductase DCC family protein: MALMTSPPGHDVILFDGHCRLCSAGARKLERLLGGRGTELRSFRDEGALSAFPGVVYERCEKAMQLVQADGRVVEGAEAIVRALGRRLWGRLLYVYYVPGLRQLVDALYGVVARYRFRIAGRECPDGACAVHFK; encoded by the coding sequence ATGGCGTTGATGACTTCGCCTCCGGGTCATGACGTGATCCTGTTCGACGGGCACTGCCGGCTGTGCAGCGCAGGGGCTCGGAAGCTCGAGCGCCTGTTGGGCGGACGAGGAACGGAGCTGCGCTCGTTCCGGGATGAAGGCGCGCTCAGCGCGTTCCCTGGGGTTGTTTACGAGCGGTGTGAGAAGGCCATGCAGCTGGTCCAGGCGGATGGCCGCGTCGTCGAGGGCGCGGAGGCCATTGTCCGGGCTCTGGGACGGCGGTTATGGGGCCGGCTGCTCTACGTCTACTACGTGCCAGGGCTGCGGCAGTTGGTGGATGCCCTCTATGGCGTGGTAGCCCGGTACCGCTTCCGCATCGCTGGGCGCGAGTGCCCAGA
- the greB gene encoding transcription elongation factor GreB, with protein sequence MRQDVPPEHEEQDEEAEEQGGPQRRYLTRNGAERMHRELLRLLNEERPKVTAEVSAAAAQGDRSENAEYIYGKKRLREIDRRIRFLQRRLDNATIVTPSEQTDQGRVYFGATVTLEDEDGAKTTYQIVGSDEIDAQGGRISVESPIGKALLRKAVGDTVEVMRPRGEIELTIVSIKYV encoded by the coding sequence ATGCGTCAGGACGTACCCCCAGAGCACGAGGAACAGGACGAAGAAGCCGAGGAGCAGGGTGGCCCCCAGCGCCGCTATCTCACCCGGAATGGCGCGGAGCGCATGCACCGCGAGCTGCTCCGCCTCCTTAACGAGGAACGCCCCAAGGTCACCGCCGAGGTCTCCGCCGCCGCCGCCCAGGGCGACCGCTCGGAGAACGCCGAGTACATCTATGGCAAGAAGCGCCTGCGCGAGATCGACCGCCGCATCCGCTTCCTCCAGCGACGCCTGGACAATGCCACCATCGTCACCCCCTCTGAGCAGACCGACCAGGGCCGCGTCTACTTCGGCGCCACCGTCACCCTCGAGGATGAGGATGGTGCGAAGACCACCTACCAGATTGTCGGCTCGGACGAGATCGACGCCCAGGGGGGGCGCATCAGCGTGGAGTCCCCCATTGGGAAGGCCCTGCTGCGCAAGGCGGTAGGAGACACCGTAGAGGTCATGCGCCCCCGGGGTGAGATCGAACTCACCATCGTCTCCATCAAGTACGTGTAA
- a CDS encoding SAM-dependent methyltransferase — MSQAGPFPLYYPGDARRAFGSDEATRRFARAAQLEPGCRVLVLGCGPVGAPMLLARDLGCSVVAADTEDSLLASIRERVRALALADRVETRRVDLDRLGFPEGEFDAILIQGRVFYPLGTSLTTLRRLLAKRGRLGMTFPARVGRYTAKPALEFWEKRLGTHLLLPRELLLELEANGYEPESVETLTDLELDALYRDVEQRLQNAPVKDAEVLRQEISVHREQNGKAGVSYAFLIGRRKEPGEKPPASRDRG; from the coding sequence ATGAGTCAGGCTGGGCCCTTTCCGCTCTATTATCCCGGGGATGCACGGCGTGCCTTCGGCTCGGACGAGGCCACCCGCCGCTTCGCCCGGGCAGCGCAATTGGAGCCCGGCTGCCGCGTGCTGGTGCTTGGCTGCGGCCCCGTAGGCGCCCCCATGTTGCTGGCGCGAGACCTGGGGTGCTCGGTCGTCGCCGCCGATACCGAGGACTCGCTGCTGGCCTCGATCCGGGAGCGGGTGAGGGCACTGGCCCTCGCCGACCGCGTGGAGACCCGCCGGGTGGACCTGGACCGGCTCGGCTTCCCGGAAGGCGAGTTCGATGCGATCCTGATCCAGGGCCGCGTCTTCTACCCCCTCGGCACGAGCCTCACGACGCTCCGTCGGTTGCTGGCGAAGCGCGGGCGCCTGGGGATGACCTTCCCAGCCCGGGTGGGGCGCTACACGGCCAAGCCGGCGCTGGAGTTCTGGGAGAAGCGGCTCGGCACGCACCTGCTGCTGCCTCGCGAGTTGCTCCTGGAGCTGGAGGCCAACGGCTACGAGCCCGAGTCCGTGGAGACGCTCACGGACCTCGAGCTGGATGCGCTCTACCGGGATGTGGAGCAGCGCCTGCAGAACGCGCCCGTGAAGGACGCAGAGGTCCTCCGCCAGGAGATCTCCGTGCACCGCGAGCAGAACGGCAAGGCGGGCGTGAGCTACGCCTTCCTCATTGGCCGCCGCAAGGAGCCGGGGGAGAAGCCTCCCGCCTCGCGTGATCGCGGCTAG
- a CDS encoding YbeD family protein — MNKDSPPAPPGEAEDKKPLIEYPSIYTFKVMGMQEHGFKEYVRQLFKRLMGSEISPDSIHEQPSSKGKYVSVSVSVYLLSEEHRRSIYEQLHQEKRVIYYL; from the coding sequence ATGAACAAGGACAGCCCCCCCGCCCCCCCAGGCGAAGCCGAGGACAAGAAGCCGCTCATCGAGTACCCCTCCATCTACACCTTCAAGGTCATGGGGATGCAGGAGCATGGCTTCAAGGAGTACGTGCGCCAGCTCTTCAAGCGGCTGATGGGGTCGGAGATCTCCCCGGACTCCATCCACGAGCAGCCCAGCAGCAAGGGCAAGTACGTCTCCGTGAGCGTCTCCGTCTACCTGCTCTCCGAGGAGCACCGGCGCTCCATCTACGAACAGCTCCACCAGGAAAAGCGGGTCATCTATTACCTGTGA
- a CDS encoding carbohydrate-binding module family 20 domain-containing protein, whose amino-acid sequence MMRRGGVLLSVLGTLVVGVPGQARADTYVHLFEWKWPDVARECEVFLGPKGYKGVQISPPNEHIPLSEWWARYQPVSYRLESRGGTRSQFIDMVQRCNAAGVEVYADLVINHTASLNNGGVGSGGTSWTVRNHPGLYGPQDYHQPTCTVNNYQNASNVQNCDLVGLPDLNTGSSSVQQTIANYINDLVAIGVKGFRIDASKHMAPGDIAGIRGRVSGSPYIFQEVIDLGGEAVTANQYYGNGDVTEFKYSANIGNQFKNGQLKNLSNFGEGWGFMPNAYAVVFTDNHDNQRGHGAGGTNILTYKDGNLYTLANVFMLGWPYGYAQVMSSYAFTNTDAGPPGVSVHSGSTVNCFGSAWQCEHRWRPIANMVAFRKAAQGVGVSNWWDNGNNQIAFARSGKGFVVINREGGALSRSFATTLPGGTYCDIINGDFANGTCSGPTVVVDANGNAAFNVPAMSSAAIHINAVGSGGGGGGGYTKNFNQVYFRGTANSWGTTAMSLVANNTWRVSATFGSATNERFKFDIHGDWTLNYGDTNRDGIAEQAGGDIPITSAGTYTITFNDSTFAYTAQKDSSGGGGGGTVAVTFTCTNGTTYVGQSVYVVGNHSALGSWAPASGVKLSPSSYPTWSGTIQLPASTSFEWKCVKREEAQPAQGIEWESGANNVVSTPASGTVSTTGGF is encoded by the coding sequence ATGATGAGACGCGGTGGAGTGCTGTTGTCGGTGCTCGGGACGCTCGTGGTGGGCGTGCCGGGCCAAGCCCGTGCCGATACCTACGTTCACCTGTTCGAGTGGAAGTGGCCGGACGTCGCGCGGGAGTGCGAGGTGTTCCTGGGGCCGAAGGGCTACAAGGGCGTGCAGATCTCACCGCCCAACGAGCACATCCCCCTCAGCGAGTGGTGGGCCCGCTACCAGCCGGTGAGCTATCGGCTGGAGTCCCGCGGAGGGACTCGAAGCCAGTTCATCGACATGGTGCAGCGCTGTAACGCGGCCGGAGTGGAGGTCTACGCCGACCTCGTCATCAACCACACGGCGTCGTTGAACAACGGGGGCGTGGGCTCGGGCGGCACCTCGTGGACGGTGCGCAACCACCCGGGGCTGTACGGGCCGCAGGACTACCACCAGCCCACTTGCACGGTGAACAACTACCAGAACGCGTCGAACGTGCAGAACTGCGACCTGGTAGGGCTGCCGGACCTGAACACGGGCTCCAGCTCCGTGCAGCAGACGATCGCCAACTACATCAACGATCTCGTGGCCATCGGTGTGAAGGGCTTCCGGATCGATGCCAGCAAGCACATGGCACCCGGGGATATCGCGGGCATTCGGGGCCGGGTGAGCGGCTCGCCCTACATCTTCCAGGAGGTGATCGATCTGGGCGGTGAGGCCGTCACGGCCAATCAGTACTACGGCAACGGGGACGTGACGGAGTTCAAGTACAGCGCCAACATCGGCAACCAGTTCAAGAACGGCCAGCTCAAGAACCTGAGCAACTTCGGCGAGGGCTGGGGCTTCATGCCCAACGCCTACGCGGTGGTGTTCACCGACAACCACGACAACCAGCGTGGCCACGGTGCGGGCGGGACGAACATCCTGACGTACAAGGATGGGAACCTGTACACGCTGGCCAACGTGTTCATGTTGGGCTGGCCGTATGGCTACGCCCAGGTCATGTCGAGCTACGCCTTCACCAACACGGATGCGGGGCCTCCGGGGGTGAGTGTGCATTCTGGGAGCACGGTGAACTGCTTTGGCAGTGCCTGGCAGTGCGAGCACCGGTGGCGCCCGATCGCCAACATGGTGGCCTTCCGCAAGGCGGCGCAGGGCGTGGGCGTCTCCAACTGGTGGGACAACGGGAATAACCAGATCGCCTTCGCGCGATCGGGGAAGGGCTTCGTGGTCATCAACCGAGAGGGTGGGGCGCTCAGCCGGTCCTTTGCCACCACCCTGCCGGGCGGCACCTATTGCGACATCATCAACGGGGACTTCGCGAACGGCACCTGCTCGGGGCCGACCGTCGTGGTGGACGCCAACGGCAACGCGGCCTTCAACGTGCCCGCCATGAGCTCGGCGGCCATCCACATCAACGCCGTTGGCAGCGGCGGAGGCGGTGGAGGCGGCTACACGAAGAACTTCAACCAGGTGTACTTCCGCGGCACCGCCAACAGCTGGGGCACGACGGCCATGTCCCTGGTGGCCAACAACACCTGGCGGGTCTCGGCCACTTTCGGCAGTGCGACGAACGAGCGCTTCAAGTTCGACATCCACGGCGACTGGACGCTGAACTATGGCGACACCAACCGGGACGGCATCGCCGAGCAGGCGGGGGGTGATATCCCCATCACCTCGGCGGGGACGTACACGATCACGTTCAACGACAGCACCTTCGCCTATACGGCCCAGAAGGACTCGAGCGGCGGAGGCGGGGGCGGCACCGTCGCCGTGACGTTCACCTGCACCAATGGGACGACCTATGTGGGGCAGAGCGTCTACGTGGTCGGCAATCACAGCGCGCTGGGAAGCTGGGCGCCTGCCAGCGGTGTGAAGCTGAGCCCGTCCAGCTACCCCACCTGGAGCGGCACCATCCAGCTGCCGGCGAGCACGTCCTTCGAGTGGAAGTGCGTGAAGCGGGAGGAGGCTCAGCCGGCCCAGGGCATCGAATGGGAGTCCGGTGCCAACAACGTGGTGAGCACACCAGCCTCGGGCACGGTCTCCACCACGGGAGGGTTCTAG